Below is a window of Macadamia integrifolia cultivar HAES 741 unplaced genomic scaffold, SCU_Mint_v3 scaffold2800, whole genome shotgun sequence DNA.
CCAAATGTTTGGCATGTGTCAAATTAGATAATACCGAATTTGTGGGTAGGTAAGGTTCACAATCACCTACTTGAATTCAAGTTTGGAGCCCATTGGATTTGGCCAAATAaggttttaaatatttattattattattattattactattgatAAAACAATggatgaaaaaagaagagaaaaaaaaaacctatgctacacaacttagatttaatttggctttgaaatttgacaaaagATGAATCCAAATTGTACTCCATCAAGCGACTATTAGAATTATGACTTGAAATTTCGTatggaaaaatcaaaatttaaaaatttgagGGCTGAAGGAAGTTCACTTTTTCAAATGGAAGAATTGAAAATTATAAACTACGTTTAGCCCCCTCTCCTCNNNNNNNNNNNNNNNNNNNNCCCCCCCTCCCTAAATTTTTATTGGTACTACAAAAAATTTCCTCtctatataaatatattaagaCACCCCCTCTCTATGCAACAAACACTATTCATTCCCATAAAGATAGCCCAATTTAATCCATCGTCTATTTCATTCGTCATGACACATCCTGTTATGTTGCTTGGAATCCTGATAGTATCATACTTTagtgtaagaaaaaaaatgatgtttttccTATCATCATCCATTCATTTCAAAATGGTTATTgcttgtttttccttttatttttcttatcaggttgatatttattttttcctatgAAAAATTGTAGGGTTCTCAAGCTGAAACTGCCTTTTCACAGTACTGGGAAGAGCATATTGGTCTACCACTCCCTCCACATTGGTTAGCAGCAAAGGCTTCACCATTAAGCCTCCATCAAATATCACTGTTTATGAAATTTATAGAGGAAAACGTATTGGCTTCCCACTTGCATTTATTCTGTAAGGAGGCTAATGTTGCTTGTTCGACAAATATGTTGATGAAGAAGCCAATAGATGACACAATCCTACCTCCAATAGCCCAGTGGAGTGCTGATAGAATTGTTTATGAACATACTCCAACTGACAAACCCCTATCAGTTGCCAGCCAAGGGGGGTTGCCATTTTTCCGGGAGGCAATGGTGAAAGAGGGAGGTTTCATGGCCATTCCTGATTTAAGAGACCCAATGTCATATAAATCATTCTTACCGCGACCTCTGGcatcaaaaatcccattttcctttgcCCGGATCAATGAATTAAAGAAGATTTTTGGTGTGGTTAATGGATCAAACATGGATGAATATATGCAAGGTACTCTTGAGACATGCGAAAAGAGTCctattagaggtgagcaaagcaCCTGTGTGACTTCCATCGAGGATCTCATCGATTTTGTTGTGAAGACATTAGGGCACCATCTACATATATGGAGTCCTGGCAGCATTGAAGGATCTtatgagaatgtcacaattggaGCTGTGAAAGTCATTTATGGAAACGTCTCAGAACCACCAGTCTTGTGTCATAGTCAGCCATTCCCATTTCAAGTCTACTTTTGCCATGTTttacaaaaagtaaaagtataTGTAGTTGATATATATGCTCGGAAGAAAGTGAATCATGCGATTATGACATGCCACTATGATACATCAACTTGGAATCCAAACCATCATGCTTTTAAGTGGTTGGGTTTTGGCCCTGGCCTAATTGAAGTATGTCATTGGATAAATGAGAATGCAATGGTCTGGACAAAGACTTAAGGTTGAACAACATTTGAAGATATGATTATCTTTCAGTTCATTTGTTTTTGTCGCATGTGACTGCTTATGCTATGAATTTgaagaataaataataatatatttgtCTTTCTTATTATGCCATGCATATGTTAATAcatatgttaatttttttttttttaataaaaatgtgCTTCAATTTAATAGCATAGTAGACAAGAagttgaaaaagaaaacccagTTCAACCTGGTTCTGTTGCACCCTTTATTACACtgaaaaaggatgccaaaagTTACAAGTCAAGATTATTCACTGAGACAGGGCATCCTTTACATAGTACACTCTATTCAGCCTAGTTGCACAACCAGAATTCCAGAAAGATCGGTATGAAGGATTGTCCAAGATCATTGGGGATGTGAGTAAGAAAGTATGGTTGGAACACTTTGAGGAACAGGAATGCCTGGACGCTGATCCTGTACATCCCtgctttatatttttaatatatactttgctttttttttttttttttttctaaaaggtcattttattaaagagaacaaagcaaaacaaagagaaatacaaaagggcaggccgatcccactaaacccacttgcaacctccaccttcggcatggccatcagcagagggaaacaagcaaagggcttagccaaatcgaaaacggtgcctgtccaacgcatcagaagctaactcatcaactacatgtctcgggaactccactgagaattctgaagtacaagatttagatgctttcctagccagaaaatcagcgactacattagcttcacgaaaacagtgagtgatcttccattgcaccaactccaaaaaggaaataacagatctccatttctgcagggcaaaccatggaatctcccttcgctgaactgctgagaccacggacgctgagtctgactcaatccaaacacccctagcatgatagtgtctagctagcagaataccctccaagactgcctcaaattcagcttcatatatttgtttgactcccagaaaaatactaaaagagtCGATAACCTTGCCTTTATCATCCCGTAAgacaccaccagcacctgcattacctgggttaccaagcgaacttccatccacattgatcttcatccacgccctggaaggcttacaccagtgaacctcaagaggtgaaggggaagttggatttctaatacttaaacctatcttcctgcaggtcatcaagtctgaaatcgaacgaacttcttcacttgatccatcacagcaaagctgaacctcttgccttatactttgaaagacataccgccctgccctttctttattttcttgccttcttttatttctttcccaccaaatatggttgatagtgatgatcaagcccaacttccatggcttctttagctgaatcacttgagatttcctcttccaccactggaacaatgattgaatgcttggatgatttacccacgccactccgaaaaaatctaaaaaattcttccatattgatatggagaatgaacagtgtaaaaaaatatgaaccatactttcttcagcctttccacacaggttgcatctggatgggagataaacacctttttggcaaaccaggtcgtccgttgggattctaccatgcaccactctccatccaaaaatggagtgtcttggaggaagattcttctgccaaatcaaagaagaccagttcaccttcaaggatttcactctaacagcctcccaagcagaccttgaggagaaataccctgaaggaactagcgaccacaccctgaaatcctccatctgcaaactcggaatgtcaatctttttaatctgtccaaaaatttcattaagcataggagatactacctcaggtagacgccattctccatttatgataaactcccccacctttgctgacgtagagagagtatggtcactatccagcgaaagaagttccataatggattttggaccccaccatttatccttccagaaatttgcaagCTGACCGTTCCCTATGATTCAGCGCTCCTTGTCATCCACAAAGGACCACATTTTCCTGAGACCTGCAAAAATTGTGGAGGTGTTGCAATTtttgaaggatcttccatccttctttaggaatcgagctctgagaaaggttaacgctgctgtcttctccgttttgatcctccaaatcaatttgcacagcattgctttattggaatctcgcagtctcctaaggcccagccctccctcatccttgggcttacacatagagtcccacttaactgtgacagccttaaccgtatctacatcacctgtccaaataaaatttcgcatccatttctccatcattgCCACGAGAgatgcaggccaccaataaacagagaaacTATGAGTCGGCATCCCCGCAAGCACCGATTTAACCAATTGCACCCTACCTGCCATTGACAACagtttccctttccaacccgccagtctccccttaaccttgtccataatcggcaacacagtatcttttttaatccttcccttgaagatttccacacctagataccttgtagggaaggtacacatgggaatacctaaagtttcagatattcgatgcttcctggaaggtgatatttttcccaaaaaaagtttacttttttctaagctgatgtcctgcccagaaaactcttggtactttagaagaaattctttaagagtcctcacatacctcatagaagcattggagaagatgaatatgtcatctgcaaatagaATATGGGCAGGAGTTTTGACACCACGAGGCCCATGAATTGGCTTCAGTTGATTAATCTCAATCAGATGCTTTAAACCTCGCGATAGCACTTCCTCCGCaataataaaaagcatgggagatattgggtccccttgcctcagccctctctccacaccaaaatatccctgtggacctccattaatcaaaatcgatatcttagaggatatcaagatttggttcagccatgttatccacttctctgtgaatccaaagcgccgcagcacctgaaacataaaggaccacgaaagagtatcatatgctttcttgatgtcaatttttaatcccagacctccccctctcatagaagcaaacatcatattggcCAGTTCTGAAGCCACACTGATATTGTCATggattaactttcctttttgaaatgccccctgctcttcagaAATCagcctagggagcaaattagcaagcctcattgccattatcttggaaagaattttacaataaaaattccccatacacagtggccggaatttatcgatagaagatgctccctcctccttaggaataAGAACCACAAAATTGTTGTTCACACCATTGGGCAATtgactagtactaaagaaatacttaactgcattgcacacctctaactcgacaatattccagcatcttctaaagaaagctccagaaaaaccatccggaccaggagagctatctgggtccaggtcccaaacagctctcttgatttcttcattccctgGTAAGACATCAAGCATATAGtgatcaccttgatgaagaaccATCGGTATAGATTCAAGAAGCTCCACATGCTCCACTAAAGGCACAACTTTGTAAAATTGCTCATATGACTGAACTGTATAATTCCCAATCTGGTCGTTACCTTCCACCAAAGTCCCATCAGGAGTTTTGAGGcttcttatagagtttctgagtcttctcattttaacagaaaaatgaaaaaacctagaattgcgatccccttgcttcatccatctaactttggctttttcggcccaaagtttttcatggttttccattgcttttatTAGAGAGGTCTTCGCATCCGCTTCTAACCCAAACAAATAATCATCCATGCCATTAATTTCAATAGTCTGTTGCACCTGCGCTAGCTTATCCTTGGCTTCCTCAAGGGCTTTATTGAAATTCGGGAAAGCCTCTCTCCCCCAATTACGGAGCACACCCTTCAGCCTTTTGAGTTTCAGTATGAGAACAAATATCGGATTCCCTGAGACCCACTCTTCCCATGATGTGGCAACTACCTGCTCAAAATCTCTATGTTCCATCCAGAACTTATGGAACCTAAAGGGGCAATTAACGGGCCGTTgagataaaattgaggtgaacaaTAATGGCGAATGATCCGAAGCAATTCTAGGGAGGACCCGTTGGTCACAATCCTGGAAAAAGTCAATCCATTCTTGATTACAAAAACATCTGTCCAGAACCGCCGAAACATTACCACGACGTCTATTGTTAGACCAGGTGAATTTCCTCCCCGATGATGGCACTTGGGCCATCCCACAAGCATCCACCAGAGCACCAAACTCAGCAGCTGACCCCATACTAAAATtccctggcccccttttttcatgggagaacaaagtcgcattaaaatccccaattatagcccaagggagaagaggctgggggagatcagccacaagcttcaaccacagatcccttcttcctactctaaagctgctggcatgaatgaaagaaatctgaaaccatttcgattcccacttaataataatcgaaatgtgctgctcagactcagagacaacagctggggtgttcaaatttctcttccataaaatccacaaattagAGGGTTTCCCTACTCTACAATTGTAAATGAAAGAACTAttgaatcccaatttattaaaaaataaatttggaaaagcaCTTACTTCAATCATCGGCTCTGCTATACATATAATGTCCGGAGCTCTATCCTTAATAAAATGTCGTAAGGCATTCCTGCCTGCCGCCTTCTTAATTCCTCTGATGTTCCAGAAGAAAACCTTCATGATCAGTTACATGGAGGCAGACTTGTGAGCAGCCTCATCATTCTGCTCTGTCTCAGAAACGTGCTTACCAAGTCTATCCGACCCTTCAACACGCTGCATGATCATAtctatttcttccacttccttatGATGAATAACTACTCGACCTTCCACCAGGCACGATTGAGAAAGCTCAGTCAAATTATTCTCAGCTCCCTCCCAAACTTGACCCCTGCCACTCTTTCCCCCTCTGCCACCCCTACCACCtggtttgtaattaattttgcgCTGTGGTCTTAAAGCACGCACCATTTGAGAGTACTCCCTCTGTGTCTGAGATTCCCTGACCTGAATAACACCCTCCCTGTGATCGCTCTCCTCACCTGAGGCCT
It encodes the following:
- the LOC122067275 gene encoding polygalacturonase non-catalytic subunit AroGP2-like — encoded protein: MQQTLFIPIKIAQFNPSSISFVMTHPVMLLGILIVSYFSGSQAETAFSQYWEEHIGLPLPPHWLAAKASPLSLHQISLFMKFIEENVLASHLHLFCKEANVACSTNMLMKKPIDDTILPPIAQWSADRIVYEHTPTDKPLSVASQGGLPFFREAMVKEGGFMAIPDLRDPMSYKSFLPRPLASKIPFSFARINELKKIFGVVNGSNMDEYMQGTLETCEKSPIRGEQSTCVTSIEDLIDFVVKTLGHHLHIWSPGSIEGSYENVTIGAVKVIYGNVSEPPVLCHSQPFPFQVYFCHVLQKVKVYVVDIYARKKVNHAIMTCHYDTSTWNPNHHAFKWLGFGPGLIEVCHWINENAMVWTKT